A genomic segment from Necator americanus strain Aroian chromosome III, whole genome shotgun sequence encodes:
- a CDS encoding hypothetical protein (NECATOR_CHRIII.G13231.T1) → MREAVDRYAAGRDIAVQNTIIERERRRRLVSDTNTATTCDFPVWYTYTSTSENSPLVATSFRATSLKSRLTRATRRREAIAEPKNPLKRYEYACN, encoded by the coding sequence ATGCGAGAAGCTGTGGATCGATACGCAGCCGGACGAGATATTGCCGTCCAAAATACGATTATAGAGAGAGAGCGAAGACGTCGCCTCGTCTCTGACACGAACACAGCAACAACTTGTGACTTTCCAGTCTGGTATACATACACGAGCACGAGCGAGAACTCCCCCCTCGTCGCGACATCATTTCGCGCGACTTCGCTGAAGTCTCGGCTGACGCGGGCGACGCGACGACGTGAGGCGATCGCCGAGCCGAAGAATCCGCTGAAACGCTACGAATACGCTTGTAATTAA